From Micromonospora rhizosphaerae, the proteins below share one genomic window:
- a CDS encoding ABC transporter substrate-binding protein, whose translation MRRLAAVLTAALALGVGLTACGESDPVTGTATGETREITHAMGTTKVPADPKRVVVLDTDKIDTALSLGVTPVGAATAGQAKSWPTYFGEEKLAGIKEVGVLTEPDLEAITALKPDLILGSKFRQEKFYDELSAIAPTVFTEKVGITWKENFLLDGKALGKEQQARDLLAAYEKRAKEFGAKLGDAASRKISIVRFMPGNIRVYGPDSFSGIVIGDTGLGRPERQRLDGKEDKRFDQVSPERVNEVDGDVIFVTAYGEKAAAEQAKVTAGSLWQGLSAVKAGKAHVVADETWMTGIGVTAANKILDDLQHYLTTA comes from the coding sequence ATGCGTCGTCTCGCCGCCGTCCTCACCGCGGCCCTCGCCCTCGGCGTCGGACTCACCGCCTGCGGTGAGAGCGACCCGGTAACCGGCACCGCCACCGGGGAGACCCGGGAGATCACCCACGCCATGGGCACCACCAAGGTGCCGGCGGACCCGAAGCGGGTCGTCGTCCTCGACACCGACAAGATCGACACCGCGCTCTCGCTCGGCGTGACGCCGGTCGGCGCCGCCACCGCCGGTCAGGCCAAGAGCTGGCCCACGTACTTCGGCGAAGAGAAGCTCGCCGGCATCAAGGAGGTCGGGGTGCTCACCGAGCCCGACCTGGAGGCGATCACCGCGCTGAAGCCCGACCTGATCCTCGGCAGCAAGTTCCGCCAGGAGAAGTTCTACGACGAGCTGTCCGCCATCGCGCCGACCGTCTTCACCGAGAAGGTGGGCATCACCTGGAAGGAGAACTTCCTCCTCGACGGCAAGGCCCTGGGCAAGGAGCAGCAGGCTCGCGATCTTCTCGCTGCCTACGAGAAGCGGGCCAAGGAGTTCGGCGCGAAGCTCGGCGACGCCGCGTCCCGGAAGATCTCCATCGTGCGCTTCATGCCCGGCAACATCCGGGTGTACGGCCCGGACTCGTTCTCCGGCATCGTCATCGGCGACACCGGCCTGGGCCGCCCCGAGCGGCAGCGCCTCGACGGCAAGGAGGACAAGCGCTTCGACCAGGTCAGCCCCGAGCGGGTCAACGAGGTCGACGGCGACGTCATCTTCGTGACCGCGTACGGCGAGAAGGCCGCCGCCGAGCAGGCCAAGGTCACCGCGGGCAGCCTCTGGCAGGGCCTCTCCGCGGTCAAGGCGGGCAAGGCCCACGTCGTCGCCGACGAGACCTGGATGACCGGCATCGGCGTCACCGCCGCCAACAAGATCCTCGACGACCTCCAGCATTACCTCACCACCGCCTGA
- a CDS encoding ABC transporter ATP-binding protein yields MLSTRDLVAGYDERTVLDGLDLDLPADAFTVIVGPNACGKSTLLRTMARLLTPRRGTVLLDGAAIRDLPTREVARRLAVLPQSPLVPEGVTVADLVGRGRQPYQRWWRQWSEQDSAAVDRAMALADVAGLADRPVDTLSGGQRQRVWIAMTLAQDTEALLLDEPTTFLDLAHQVEVLDLLHRLRAERGRTVVAVLHDLNQAARYADHLIAMRAGAVVAAGPPREILTADLVREVFGLDCVVVPCPVTGAPLVVPALTSPTLAAVPAPAAPAAVVESSKGI; encoded by the coding sequence ATGCTCTCCACCCGAGATCTGGTCGCCGGTTACGACGAGCGGACCGTGCTCGACGGGCTCGACCTGGACCTGCCGGCCGACGCGTTCACGGTGATCGTCGGGCCGAACGCCTGCGGCAAGTCCACCCTGCTGCGCACCATGGCCCGCCTGCTCACGCCGCGACGCGGCACGGTGCTGCTCGACGGCGCCGCCATCCGGGACCTGCCGACCCGCGAGGTCGCCCGCCGGCTGGCGGTGCTGCCGCAGAGCCCGTTGGTGCCCGAGGGCGTCACCGTCGCCGACCTGGTCGGCCGCGGCCGGCAGCCGTACCAGCGGTGGTGGCGGCAGTGGTCCGAGCAGGACAGCGCCGCGGTCGACCGGGCGATGGCCCTCGCCGACGTCGCCGGGCTCGCCGACCGGCCGGTGGACACCCTCTCCGGCGGGCAGCGGCAGCGGGTCTGGATCGCGATGACCCTCGCCCAGGACACCGAGGCGCTGCTGCTCGACGAGCCCACCACCTTCCTCGATCTGGCCCACCAGGTGGAGGTGCTGGACCTGCTGCACCGGCTGCGCGCCGAGCGCGGCCGGACCGTCGTCGCCGTGCTGCACGATCTCAACCAGGCCGCCCGGTACGCCGACCACCTGATCGCCATGCGGGCCGGCGCGGTGGTCGCCGCCGGGCCGCCGCGCGAGATCCTCACCGCCGATCTCGTCCGCGAGGTCTTCGGGCTCGACTGCGTCGTCGTGCCCTGCCCGGTGACCGGGGCGCCGCTCGTGGTGCCCGCCCTCACCTCTCCCACCCTGGCCGCCGTGCCGGCACCTGCCGCCCCGGCTGCTGTCGTTGAATCCTCGAAAGGAATCTGA
- a CDS encoding FecCD family ABC transporter permease — translation MTTVAARPARAGTPTRRRGGRRVAVAVAAALLLAVALLASLALGSRPLAVDQVWHALTAPDAGEASTIVRELRLPRTALGLAVGIALAVAGVLFQALTRNPLAEPRILGISAGASFGVVLAISVFGVGTLAGYVWFGIAGAFLAGLLVFAVAARAREGASPVTLALVGAALDASLASVVYALLSIDARTFEEYRFWVVGGLTGRDLTVAAQLLPFVLAGLALAAMVARGLDALALGDDVARGLGHRIGLVRLGGGTAAVLLTGAAVAAAGPIAFVGLAVPHLARALVGADHRWTLAVSALLGPALLLAADVIGRLVDPPGEVPAGIVTALIGAPLLAYLVRRARVVTA, via the coding sequence GTGACCACCGTCGCCGCCAGGCCCGCCCGGGCCGGCACCCCGACCCGTCGGCGCGGGGGCCGCCGGGTGGCGGTCGCCGTCGCGGCGGCCCTGCTGCTGGCCGTCGCACTCCTCGCCAGCCTCGCTCTCGGCAGCCGGCCGCTCGCCGTCGACCAGGTGTGGCACGCGCTCACCGCGCCGGACGCCGGGGAGGCCAGCACGATCGTCCGGGAGTTGCGGCTGCCGCGTACCGCCCTCGGGCTCGCCGTCGGGATCGCGCTCGCGGTGGCCGGGGTGCTGTTCCAGGCGCTCACCCGCAACCCCCTCGCGGAGCCGCGGATCCTCGGCATCAGCGCCGGCGCCTCGTTCGGCGTGGTGCTGGCCATCTCCGTCTTTGGCGTGGGCACCCTCGCCGGGTACGTCTGGTTCGGTATCGCCGGCGCGTTCCTCGCCGGCCTGCTGGTCTTCGCCGTCGCCGCCCGCGCCCGCGAGGGCGCCAGCCCGGTCACCCTCGCGCTGGTCGGCGCGGCCCTCGACGCCAGCCTCGCCTCCGTGGTGTACGCGCTGCTCAGTATCGACGCCCGGACCTTCGAGGAGTACCGGTTCTGGGTGGTCGGCGGGTTGACCGGCCGGGACCTCACCGTCGCCGCGCAGCTGCTGCCGTTCGTGCTCGCCGGGCTCGCGCTGGCCGCCATGGTCGCCCGGGGCCTGGACGCGCTCGCCCTCGGCGACGATGTCGCCCGCGGCCTCGGCCACCGCATCGGCCTGGTACGCCTCGGCGGCGGCACCGCCGCAGTGCTGCTGACCGGGGCAGCGGTCGCCGCGGCCGGCCCGATCGCGTTCGTCGGCCTTGCCGTTCCGCACCTGGCCCGGGCCCTGGTCGGCGCCGACCACCGCTGGACCCTCGCGGTCTCCGCGCTGCTCGGCCCGGCGCTGCTGCTCGCCGCCGATGTGATCGGGCGGCTCGTCGACCCGCCCGGAGAGGTGCCGGCCGGCATCGTCACCGCGCTGATCGGCGCCCCGCTCCTCGCCTACCTGGTCCGCCGCGCCCGGGTGGTGACCGCGTGA
- a CDS encoding cytidine deaminase family protein, whose translation MRDTDRALVQAATAVAKLRCRSDNHTVAAAARTADGRVFTGVNVYHFTGGPCAEVVAIGAAATQGAGELETIVAVGDRGRGVLPPCGRCRQVLLDYFPSIRVIVGPMDALRAVPVADLLPETYVWAEQQVEAPAGPGPMVPGTRPAVED comes from the coding sequence ATGCGGGACACCGACCGGGCGCTGGTGCAGGCCGCCACGGCCGTCGCCAAGCTGCGCTGCCGCAGCGACAACCACACCGTCGCCGCCGCGGCGCGGACCGCCGACGGACGGGTCTTCACCGGCGTGAACGTCTACCACTTCACCGGGGGCCCGTGCGCCGAGGTGGTCGCCATCGGCGCGGCCGCCACCCAGGGCGCGGGCGAGCTGGAGACCATCGTCGCGGTGGGGGACCGGGGGCGGGGCGTGCTCCCGCCCTGCGGCCGGTGCCGCCAGGTGCTGCTGGACTACTTCCCGTCGATCCGGGTCATCGTGGGACCGATGGACGCGCTGCGCGCGGTCCCGGTCGCCGATCTGCTGCCGGAGACCTACGTCTGGGCCGAACAGCAGGTCGAGGCGCCGGCCGGGCCGGGGCCGATGGTGCCCGGCACTCGCCCGGCCGTCGAGGACTAG
- a CDS encoding YciI family protein, translating to MRFDQHTVVLLVRPTDAPELPRDAADRLQDAHLAHQAGLVEQGAVLAAGPFLGADDERLRGFVVLSVDPEMARELYANDPAVRAGRLAVQVMSWMVPEGNVRFETVPVPRSMLEAASGD from the coding sequence ATGCGATTCGACCAGCACACGGTCGTGCTCCTGGTCCGCCCGACGGACGCACCCGAGCTGCCACGGGACGCGGCCGACCGGCTGCAGGACGCCCACCTGGCCCACCAGGCCGGGCTGGTGGAGCAGGGCGCCGTCCTCGCCGCCGGGCCGTTCCTCGGCGCCGACGACGAGCGGCTGCGAGGCTTCGTCGTGCTCTCCGTCGACCCGGAGATGGCCCGCGAGCTCTACGCCAACGACCCGGCGGTGCGGGCCGGACGGCTGGCCGTGCAGGTGATGAGCTGGATGGTGCCGGAGGGCAACGTGCGGTTCGAGACGGTGCCGGTCCCCCGCTCGATGCTCGAGGCGGCGTCCGGCGACTGA
- a CDS encoding FecCD family ABC transporter permease, translating to MPGDLPADPGVRTGAGPAGLPGRSLLRLGPVSVQIRRRSVLVAVALTGLLAVAGMLSLSLGTPYVAPADVLRALSGADTPYHLVVFDLRLPRIVLAAVAGAAFGVAGTLIQSVARNPLASPDVIGITQGAGFAATVALTSGVAAVLVAPAALVGGLAAAVLLLALGARHGLAAQRFVLAGVAVAFALRALTEVVMLTADPIDGLRAQIWLIGTLAGKGWTETVWITLTLAALLPVLAWAGWALNSSALDDDTARGIGLRPTARRIGLAGTGVLVAAMVTAQVGAVDFVALVAPQVARRLVRAERPPLLCAALLGALLLVLADLAGRRLFAPTQLPAGVLTAAIGGPYLMFLLLRGRRRPS from the coding sequence GTGCCTGGCGACCTCCCGGCCGACCCGGGGGTTCGGACCGGGGCCGGTCCGGCCGGGCTCCCCGGTCGGTCGCTGCTGCGGCTCGGTCCGGTGAGCGTGCAGATCCGCCGCCGCTCGGTGCTGGTCGCGGTCGCTCTGACCGGGCTGCTGGCGGTGGCCGGCATGCTCAGCCTCTCCCTCGGCACGCCGTACGTCGCACCGGCCGACGTGCTGCGTGCGCTCTCCGGCGCCGACACCCCGTACCACCTGGTGGTCTTCGACCTGCGGCTGCCGCGCATCGTGCTCGCGGCGGTGGCCGGGGCGGCGTTCGGCGTCGCCGGCACGCTGATCCAGAGCGTGGCCCGCAACCCCCTCGCCAGCCCGGACGTCATCGGCATCACCCAGGGCGCCGGCTTCGCCGCCACGGTGGCCCTGACCAGCGGCGTCGCCGCCGTCCTCGTCGCGCCCGCCGCGCTGGTCGGCGGGCTGGCCGCCGCCGTGCTGCTGCTCGCCCTCGGTGCCCGCCACGGTCTCGCCGCGCAGCGCTTCGTGCTCGCCGGGGTGGCGGTGGCGTTCGCGCTGCGGGCACTGACCGAGGTGGTCATGCTCACCGCCGACCCGATCGACGGCCTGCGGGCGCAGATCTGGCTGATCGGCACGCTCGCCGGCAAGGGCTGGACCGAGACCGTCTGGATCACGCTGACCCTGGCCGCGCTCCTGCCGGTGCTGGCCTGGGCAGGTTGGGCGTTGAACAGCAGCGCGCTGGACGACGACACGGCCCGCGGCATCGGCCTGCGCCCGACGGCCCGCCGGATCGGCCTCGCCGGCACCGGGGTCCTCGTCGCCGCGATGGTCACCGCCCAGGTCGGCGCGGTCGACTTCGTCGCCCTGGTCGCGCCGCAGGTGGCTCGGCGGCTGGTCCGCGCGGAACGGCCGCCGCTGCTCTGCGCCGCGTTGCTCGGGGCGCTGCTGCTGGTGCTGGCCGACCTCGCCGGCCGGCGGCTGTTCGCGCCGACCCAGCTGCCCGCCGGCGTGCTGACCGCCGCGATCGGCGGTCCGTACCTGATGTTCCTGCTGCTCCGCGGCCGCCGGAGGCCCTCGTGA
- a CDS encoding endonuclease domain-containing protein: MPVSPRRPAELQGRVFRGSDVVARGLLTRTELRSSAWRPLFKDVYADARLTISHRTRCTAAARWLLPPGAAIAGRSAAALFGACTVGTSEPIDVLVPVNRRFGPVTGLVVHTGEVAETDVLTRSGTPITTPSRTSWDLAQWLSTEEAVTVVDGLLRRRLVSAGELRDLAHARLGARGWKRMLRVAGLADGGAESPQESRLRVGLVLAGLPTPVTQFVVERDGCFIARLDLAWPELRVGVEYDGLWHDDPEQFHRDRHRLNRLIGNDWIVLHLTAKRFKEDFPGFLIEVRQALRSRAR, translated from the coding sequence ATGCCCGTTTCTCCTCGACGGCCGGCCGAGCTACAGGGGCGCGTCTTCCGGGGCTCGGACGTGGTGGCTCGGGGGCTGCTGACCCGCACCGAGCTACGCAGCAGCGCGTGGCGTCCCCTGTTCAAGGATGTCTACGCCGACGCCCGACTGACGATCTCGCACCGGACCCGATGCACCGCTGCAGCCCGTTGGCTGCTCCCACCCGGCGCCGCGATCGCCGGCCGGAGCGCGGCGGCCCTCTTCGGCGCTTGCACGGTCGGCACCAGCGAGCCCATCGACGTCCTGGTCCCGGTCAACCGGCGCTTCGGGCCGGTCACGGGCCTCGTCGTGCACACCGGGGAGGTGGCGGAGACAGACGTGCTGACGCGCTCAGGGACTCCGATCACCACGCCATCCCGCACCAGTTGGGACCTGGCGCAGTGGCTGAGCACCGAGGAAGCCGTCACGGTGGTCGACGGGCTTCTCCGGCGGCGGCTGGTCAGCGCTGGTGAACTCCGGGATCTCGCGCACGCGCGGCTCGGGGCGCGAGGGTGGAAACGCATGCTCCGCGTCGCCGGCCTGGCGGACGGAGGAGCGGAGTCACCGCAGGAATCCCGGCTGCGGGTCGGGCTGGTGTTGGCTGGACTTCCGACGCCGGTCACCCAGTTCGTGGTGGAACGCGACGGCTGTTTCATCGCCCGACTCGACCTCGCCTGGCCCGAGCTGCGGGTCGGGGTCGAGTACGACGGCCTCTGGCACGACGACCCGGAACAGTTTCACCGCGACCGCCATCGACTGAACCGCCTGATCGGCAACGACTGGATCGTCCTTCACCTGACGGCGAAGCGCTTCAAGGAAGACTTCCCCGGCTTCCTCATCGAGGTCCGCCAAGCCCTCCGCTCCCGTGCCCGCTGA